The Neobacillus sp. PS3-34 genome has a window encoding:
- a CDS encoding STAS domain-containing protein — MKSHGHLPEAIPSLNILENMGENIIVADINYNIVWVNKKASSLLAKIVPLFGLDDISDMIGLNMSHFHKNPERQERIMEHLTGTHKARITIKDQFVADIIVNTIYNNDQITGYVALLQDVTTKAEEENRKEQMIDALSVPILKIWHKTIAIPLFGGFDMDRGELLVTRVLETCTKNRIQFVLVDLSGLTEYREETASYIKKLCDTLRLIGAECIIVGISADLAVNFAGSSFNSPTFSTSQQGLQYILKIEEDGNNI; from the coding sequence ATGAAATCTCATGGACATTTGCCAGAAGCCATCCCTTCTCTAAACATCCTCGAAAACATGGGTGAAAATATTATTGTTGCCGATATTAATTATAATATTGTTTGGGTAAATAAAAAGGCATCTTCATTATTGGCAAAAATAGTCCCTTTATTTGGACTAGATGACATTAGTGATATGATCGGATTAAATATGTCCCACTTTCATAAAAATCCAGAGCGGCAAGAAAGGATTATGGAACATCTTACGGGAACACACAAGGCCAGAATAACGATTAAAGATCAATTCGTGGCCGATATCATTGTTAACACGATTTATAATAACGATCAAATAACAGGCTATGTTGCCCTCCTTCAGGATGTTACAACAAAAGCAGAGGAAGAAAATAGAAAGGAGCAGATGATTGATGCCCTTTCCGTGCCTATTTTAAAAATTTGGCATAAAACCATTGCAATCCCTTTATTCGGCGGGTTTGATATGGACCGCGGTGAACTATTAGTTACAAGGGTATTGGAAACATGTACAAAAAATAGAATTCAATTTGTCCTCGTTGATTTGAGCGGTTTAACTGAGTATAGAGAAGAGACTGCTTCTTACATTAAAAAACTATGTGATACGCTTCGGTTAATCGGTGCTGAATGTATTATTGTCGGAATCTCAGCAGATTTAGCGGTAAACTTTGCAGGTTCTTCCTTTAACAGTCCAACCTTTTCAACATCCCAACAAGGGCTTCAATATATTTTGAAAATCGAAGAGGACGGAAATAACATATAA
- a CDS encoding peptidylprolyl isomerase codes for MAKKGYIQMQNGEKIEFDLFPNEAPGTVANFEKLAKEGFYNGLTFHRVIPGFVSQGGCPSGTGTGGPGYTIKCETQGNPHKHEPGSLSMAHAGKDTGGSQFFIVHESQPHLNGVHTVFGKVTSGLETAKAMRNGDIMEKVEVVDE; via the coding sequence ATGGCTAAAAAAGGATACATACAAATGCAAAACGGAGAGAAAATTGAATTTGATTTATTTCCAAATGAAGCTCCAGGAACAGTTGCAAACTTTGAAAAGCTTGCGAAGGAAGGATTTTATAACGGTTTGACTTTCCACCGTGTTATCCCTGGCTTTGTCAGCCAAGGAGGCTGCCCAAGCGGAACAGGTACTGGCGGACCAGGTTATACAATCAAATGTGAAACTCAGGGCAACCCTCATAAGCATGAGCCGGGTTCACTTTCAATGGCCCATGCTGGCAAAGACACAGGTGGAAGCCAATTCTTTATCGTTCATGAATCCCAGCCTCATTTGAACGGTGTCCACACTGTTTTTGGCAAGGTTACATCTGGATTGGAAACAGCCAAAGCAATGAGAAACGGCGATATCATGGAAAAAGTTGAAGTAGTTGACGAATAG
- a CDS encoding exodeoxyribonuclease III: MKLVSWNVNGIRACVKKGFLDYFNEMEADIFCIQESKLQEGQIELALNGYHQFWHYAEKKGYSGTAVFSKSKPLFIQYGTGGDSPDLEGRVLTLEFESFFLVNVYTPNSQRDLARIGYRLAWEDELLKHLKELDLKKPVVLCGDLNVAHQEIDLKNPKSNRGNSGFTDEERGKMTSLLNAGFIDSFRFKYPEKQDAFTWWSYMAKVRERNIGWRIDYFILSERLASSLIDSHIHHHVMGSDHCPVVLELEI, translated from the coding sequence ATGAAACTTGTGTCTTGGAACGTAAACGGAATCCGTGCATGTGTTAAAAAGGGATTCCTGGATTATTTCAATGAAATGGAAGCAGATATATTTTGTATCCAGGAATCTAAACTCCAGGAAGGGCAGATTGAACTTGCTCTTAATGGATATCACCAGTTCTGGCATTATGCTGAAAAAAAGGGCTATTCTGGCACTGCTGTTTTCTCTAAGTCGAAGCCTCTTTTTATACAATATGGTACAGGCGGGGATTCCCCAGATTTGGAAGGCAGGGTTCTCACGTTGGAGTTTGAGTCTTTCTTTCTTGTGAATGTGTATACACCAAATTCACAGAGGGATCTAGCAAGGATTGGGTACCGATTAGCCTGGGAGGATGAACTGCTTAAGCATTTAAAGGAACTGGACTTGAAGAAACCTGTCGTCCTTTGCGGTGATTTGAATGTTGCCCATCAAGAGATCGACTTGAAAAATCCAAAATCTAATCGGGGTAATTCTGGGTTTACGGATGAGGAACGCGGAAAAATGACATCGCTGCTTAATGCTGGATTCATTGACAGCTTCCGTTTTAAATACCCAGAAAAACAAGACGCTTTTACATGGTGGTCCTATATGGCTAAAGTACGAGAAAGGAATATTGGGTGGCGTATTGATTATTTTATTTTATCAGAAAGACTTGCAAGCTCGTTGATCGATTCGCACATCCACCATCATGTTATGGGCAGTGACCATTGTCCGGTTGTACTCGAACTGGAAATATAA
- a CDS encoding DUF2179 domain-containing protein — translation MLEALLIFVLQIIYVPVLTLRTILLVKNQTKSAASAGLIEGIIYIISLGIVFKDLSNWMNIAAYVIGFSVGLLLGGFIEKKLALGYITYNVSLLERNDELVNSLRNAGFGVTVFVGEGMNSPRIRLDVVARRSREKEFIQIVQELAPKSFLVSFEIRSFKGGYMTKGMKKKG, via the coding sequence ATGCTTGAGGCTCTTTTGATCTTTGTGCTCCAAATCATTTATGTTCCTGTTTTAACATTACGAACCATTCTGCTCGTGAAAAATCAGACAAAATCAGCTGCTAGTGCCGGGTTAATTGAGGGGATCATCTATATTATCAGTCTGGGAATTGTATTTAAGGATTTGTCGAACTGGATGAATATTGCAGCTTATGTTATTGGTTTTAGTGTCGGTCTCCTCCTTGGCGGCTTTATTGAAAAAAAGCTTGCACTTGGTTATATTACCTATAATGTCAGTTTATTAGAAAGAAACGATGAATTAGTAAATAGTTTACGAAACGCGGGGTTCGGTGTAACTGTGTTCGTTGGCGAGGGGATGAATTCACCTCGTATCCGCCTTGATGTCGTAGCTAGACGATCGCGAGAAAAGGAATTTATACAAATTGTTCAGGAGTTAGCTCCAAAGTCATTTCTTGTCTCTTTTGAAATCCGATCCTTTAAAGGCGGATATATGACAAAAGGAATGAAGAAAAAAGGATGA
- a CDS encoding divergent polysaccharide deacetylase family protein: MLRGTGRDLKASIIIDDFGGGVGGVEEFLEGKVPITAAVMPFTPKSKEHAEWAHKNGFEVMVHLPMQPKKGKRSWLGPKPITVDLTPEEARKRVEQAIDNVPYAKGLNNHMGSLAVENEKIVREIVKVAKEKRLYIVDSGTSPKSKFPEIAKEFGVPLLKRDVFLDDISSEAHVKKQMARLAVLTEQTGKGIAIGHVGVSGRVCSAGVIHSMDDFKNRNIKIVPVSQLLSKEMYQKYLWPY; this comes from the coding sequence CTGCTAAGGGGGACTGGCCGTGATTTAAAAGCATCAATTATCATTGATGACTTCGGGGGAGGTGTTGGTGGAGTGGAGGAGTTTTTGGAAGGTAAAGTACCAATTACAGCCGCTGTTATGCCTTTTACTCCTAAATCAAAAGAACACGCTGAATGGGCGCATAAAAATGGGTTTGAAGTGATGGTCCATCTGCCAATGCAGCCGAAAAAAGGAAAAAGATCCTGGCTGGGTCCTAAGCCCATTACTGTTGATCTCACTCCTGAAGAAGCAAGAAAACGGGTTGAACAGGCAATTGATAATGTTCCGTATGCAAAAGGGCTAAATAACCATATGGGTTCACTCGCAGTTGAAAATGAAAAGATCGTTAGAGAGATTGTTAAAGTGGCAAAGGAAAAAAGGCTTTATATAGTCGATAGCGGAACAAGCCCAAAATCAAAATTCCCTGAAATTGCAAAGGAATTTGGCGTCCCTTTACTGAAAAGAGATGTTTTTTTGGATGATATATCTTCAGAAGCACATGTTAAAAAACAAATGGCGAGGCTGGCTGTGTTAACTGAGCAAACGGGCAAGGGAATTGCGATTGGTCATGTGGGGGTATCAGGGAGGGTGTGTTCAGCTGGTGTAATTCATTCCATGGACGATTTTAAAAATAGGAACATAAAAATAGTTCCTGTTTCACAACTGCTGTCAAAAGAAATGTACCAAAAATATTTATGGCCTTATTAA
- a CDS encoding YitT family protein: MPLSKIFQRILLITLGACLMGIGLEIFLVPNNVIDGGITGISIMLSYITGWKLGFFIFILNMPFFFIGYKQIGKTFALSTLYGIIVLSLATVLLHPVPAFTQDILLASVFGGIVLGIGVGIVIRYGGSLDGTEILAILFNKKLPFSVGEIIMFFNLFILGTAGFVFTWDRAMYSLIAYFVAFKTIDITITGLDESKSVWIISDNAQEIGDAILNRLGRGVTYMNGEGAYSGEDKKVIFCVINRLEEAKLKDIVTDHDPTAFLAVADIAEVRGGRFKKKDIH; this comes from the coding sequence ATGCCTCTATCGAAAATTTTTCAGCGTATTTTATTAATTACTCTGGGAGCATGTCTGATGGGAATTGGACTTGAAATATTTCTGGTTCCTAATAATGTTATTGATGGCGGGATAACCGGCATTTCAATCATGCTTTCATACATAACTGGCTGGAAACTTGGGTTTTTTATTTTCATATTAAATATGCCATTCTTTTTTATAGGCTATAAGCAGATAGGAAAAACATTTGCTCTTTCCACACTTTATGGAATCATCGTTTTATCCCTCGCAACTGTTTTGCTCCACCCGGTACCTGCTTTCACACAGGATATTTTGCTCGCATCCGTTTTTGGGGGAATTGTGCTCGGAATTGGGGTAGGGATTGTCATCCGCTACGGAGGCTCTCTTGATGGGACTGAAATACTCGCTATTCTTTTTAATAAGAAACTCCCTTTTTCAGTAGGCGAAATTATCATGTTCTTTAATTTATTTATCCTTGGAACCGCTGGTTTTGTATTTACTTGGGATCGGGCAATGTACTCGTTGATTGCGTATTTTGTCGCATTTAAGACAATTGATATCACGATAACAGGTCTCGATGAATCCAAATCAGTATGGATTATTAGCGACAATGCCCAGGAAATTGGAGATGCCATTTTAAACCGTCTAGGCAGGGGTGTGACATATATGAACGGAGAGGGTGCCTATTCCGGTGAAGATAAAAAAGTCATTTTTTGTGTTATTAACCGTCTTGAAGAGGCAAAATTAAAAGATATTGTAACCGACCACGACCCAACCGCTTTTTTAGCAGTTGCTGATATTGCTGAAGTCCGCGGTGGGAGATTTAAGAAAAAGGATATACACTAG
- a CDS encoding pyruvate, water dikinase regulatory protein, with product MVYVVSDSVGETAEFVVKAVATQFNGGHVDIRRNSYVEDTEDIEDVILIARQTNCLIAYTIVIPSLKEYLDRRAAEEGIIAVDLLNPLMDAFMSKFNKQPNHQPGLLRKLDDDYFRKIEAIEFAVKYDDGRDTRGILRADIVLIGVSRTSKTPLSMYLAHQRFKVANVPLVPEVPPPDELYEIPRNKCVGLIITPDKLNEIRKERLKALGLTSQANYASFERILDELDYAEKIMKRVGCPVINVSNKAVEETAGLILEILKK from the coding sequence ATGGTTTATGTAGTTTCAGATTCGGTAGGAGAAACAGCTGAGTTTGTAGTTAAAGCAGTTGCCACGCAATTCAATGGGGGCCATGTAGATATTCGGAGAAACTCTTACGTAGAAGATACAGAAGACATAGAGGATGTTATATTAATCGCCAGGCAAACCAATTGCCTGATTGCCTATACCATTGTCATCCCATCCTTGAAGGAATATCTTGACAGACGTGCAGCAGAGGAAGGTATTATTGCCGTAGATTTGTTAAATCCGCTTATGGACGCTTTTATGAGTAAGTTTAATAAACAGCCGAACCATCAGCCTGGCTTGCTGCGAAAGCTGGATGATGATTACTTCCGAAAGATAGAAGCAATTGAATTTGCTGTTAAATATGATGATGGCCGTGATACACGTGGTATTTTACGGGCAGACATTGTTCTCATTGGAGTTTCAAGAACCTCCAAAACTCCGTTATCGATGTATTTAGCCCACCAGCGCTTTAAGGTTGCGAATGTTCCGCTCGTTCCAGAGGTCCCACCGCCTGATGAATTATACGAAATACCAAGAAACAAATGTGTCGGTTTGATAATCACTCCGGATAAGTTAAACGAAATTCGAAAAGAACGCCTTAAGGCGCTCGGTCTAACCTCACAGGCAAATTATGCGAGCTTTGAAAGAATTCTTGATGAATTGGATTATGCTGAAAAAATAATGAAACGAGTAGGCTGCCCTGTTATCAATGTTTCCAATAAAGCAGTCGAGGAAACAGCAGGATTAATTTTAGAAATTCTTAAAAAGTGA
- a CDS encoding mismatch-specific DNA-glycosylase → MEPISDHLKENLSIMFVGFNPSIRSGELGHHYANPNNRFWKILHESGITKRKYKPEEDFKLLEMGYGLTNIVSRPTKAADEISKEEYRIGRQELKQKIERYKPMTACYVGKGVYQEFSGKRDVNGGIQEESVVPGTTDFVAPSSSGLVRMRIVDVIEIYKQLLHLVNRS, encoded by the coding sequence ATTGAGCCAATCAGTGACCATTTAAAAGAAAATCTCTCTATTATGTTCGTCGGTTTTAATCCTAGTATACGCTCCGGAGAATTAGGCCATCATTATGCAAATCCGAATAATCGTTTTTGGAAGATCCTCCATGAATCAGGAATTACGAAAAGAAAGTATAAACCGGAAGAAGATTTTAAGCTGTTGGAAATGGGATATGGGTTAACGAATATCGTTTCCCGCCCGACAAAAGCAGCGGATGAAATATCAAAAGAAGAATATAGAATCGGCAGGCAGGAATTAAAGCAAAAAATAGAGCGATATAAGCCAATGACCGCTTGTTATGTTGGCAAAGGGGTTTACCAGGAATTCAGCGGCAAGAGGGATGTTAACGGGGGGATTCAAGAGGAATCGGTCGTGCCCGGCACAACCGATTTTGTGGCTCCCTCCTCGAGCGGGCTGGTACGAATGAGGATTGTAGATGTTATCGAAATTTATAAACAATTACTACATTTGGTGAATCGGAGTTAA
- a CDS encoding MBL fold metallo-hydrolase, whose protein sequence is MILYKDKHTTVFQSALFQTTSTVVETPDFILVVDPCWLPQEVESIRRYVDERKENRPVYLLFTHSDYDHIIGYNAFPGSTVIGSGNMSENTEKEEIVNQILRFDDSYYLTRNYKIAYPETNIQIKENGQKLQLGDYTLTFYHAKGHTNDGIYTIIEPLGLWIAGDFLSDIEFPYIYSSSYDYEATLETSLAILGNHNIKLLVPGHGSVASNYPEINKRIKDSQLYIENTRKLLCENKEEQTYMILGNYSFPYIMKKFHEGNIELMKKELGK, encoded by the coding sequence ATGATTTTATATAAAGATAAACATACAACTGTATTTCAAAGTGCGCTTTTTCAAACAACATCAACTGTTGTGGAGACCCCAGATTTCATTTTAGTTGTTGACCCATGCTGGCTCCCACAAGAGGTTGAAAGCATTCGCAGGTATGTAGACGAGAGAAAAGAAAATAGGCCAGTATATTTGTTATTTACCCATTCTGATTATGACCATATCATTGGATATAATGCATTCCCTGGCTCAACCGTGATTGGAAGCGGGAATATGTCCGAAAATACCGAAAAAGAAGAAATTGTAAATCAGATTTTGCGGTTCGACGATTCCTACTATTTAACGCGAAATTATAAAATCGCCTATCCTGAAACAAACATTCAAATTAAAGAAAACGGGCAAAAACTGCAGTTGGGGGATTACACACTAACTTTCTATCACGCCAAGGGACATACGAATGATGGAATTTATACTATTATTGAGCCGCTTGGGTTATGGATTGCTGGGGATTTTCTTTCAGATATTGAGTTCCCATATATTTACTCCAGCAGTTATGATTATGAAGCGACATTGGAGACTTCTTTAGCCATTTTAGGAAATCACAATATAAAATTGCTGGTCCCCGGACATGGATCTGTTGCTTCCAATTATCCTGAAATCAATAAAAGAATAAAAGATTCACAGTTATATATTGAAAACACCAGAAAACTTCTTTGTGAGAATAAAGAAGAACAGACTTATATGATTCTCGGAAATTACTCTTTCCCGTATATTATGAAGAAATTTCACGAGGGTAATATTGAATTAATGAAAAAAGAATTAGGGAAATAG
- a CDS encoding sigma-G-dependent sporulation-specific acid-soluble spore protein CsgA codes for MDKTLGYLREILSNYTEEHSMGRHIFHKLEKNEYNSEGSFVRGLNFEEIEFLNEILPKEIQYAKDEQDEKRAYELNEVFELLF; via the coding sequence ATGGATAAAACACTTGGTTATTTACGCGAAATTTTGTCAAATTATACGGAGGAACATTCAATGGGAAGGCATATTTTCCACAAGCTCGAAAAAAATGAATATAATTCTGAAGGTTCATTTGTCAGAGGTCTCAATTTTGAAGAGATTGAGTTTCTCAATGAAATCCTTCCAAAAGAAATACAATACGCAAAAGATGAACAAGATGAAAAGAGAGCTTATGAATTAAATGAGGTATTTGAATTGCTATTTTAA
- a CDS encoding MtnX-like HAD-IB family phosphatase, whose protein sequence is MKKWAFVSDFDGTISNKDFYWIIIDKYFPQGKDLFNRWKAGEIMDITFLQTVFSSIHQDEEQILDDILSIPIDEYVPDFIKTVQTNGGDFYILSAGTDYYIYHILKKYGIKNVKVFSNEGFFKEKNVHMKLDAYSPHYSERYGIDKSKVVQELKEEYEQVHFIGDSEPDSYPALFADVTFAKNGLQEMLTEKRIPYIAVNDFHEVETYLVKEGIIS, encoded by the coding sequence ATGAAGAAATGGGCTTTCGTATCTGACTTTGATGGTACGATTTCAAACAAGGATTTCTATTGGATCATTATCGATAAATATTTTCCCCAAGGAAAGGATTTATTCAATCGGTGGAAGGCAGGAGAAATAATGGATATTACCTTTCTCCAAACCGTTTTTTCATCGATCCATCAGGATGAAGAACAAATTCTTGATGATATCCTTTCTATCCCGATTGATGAATATGTGCCTGATTTTATAAAAACCGTCCAAACCAACGGAGGAGATTTTTATATTTTGAGCGCCGGAACAGACTATTATATTTATCATATTCTAAAAAAATATGGGATCAAGAATGTGAAGGTGTTTTCGAACGAAGGGTTTTTCAAGGAGAAAAATGTTCACATGAAGCTGGACGCATACAGTCCCCATTATTCGGAACGCTACGGAATTGATAAATCTAAAGTAGTTCAAGAATTAAAAGAAGAATATGAACAAGTTCATTTTATCGGTGACAGCGAGCCAGATTCTTATCCTGCATTATTCGCTGATGTGACTTTTGCGAAAAATGGCCTTCAGGAAATGCTGACTGAAAAACGGATACCTTATATTGCTGTAAATGATTTCCACGAGGTAGAGACCTATCTCGTAAAAGAAGGAATAATTTCCTGA
- a CDS encoding GDSL-type esterase/lipase family protein codes for MSYSYIALGDSLTVGVGSGFFSPGFVQRYRRMAEWELDEEIYLQIFAHPGYKTADILNELSNDFVKESVKEADIITITAGGNDLITAARNYLQDNNEEDLRNGLKECMTNMSAIFNTIHLLKKQVERPYIIRMINLYNPFPKEEIAKKWVRKLNNHLKILAEHECVKMANIQKAFRDYEKEYLSIDGIHPNDIGYERIAELLHRFGYGELSFLDEE; via the coding sequence TTGAGTTATTCATATATTGCTCTTGGAGATTCACTGACAGTTGGGGTAGGTTCTGGGTTCTTTTCTCCAGGATTTGTCCAGCGATACAGAAGGATGGCAGAATGGGAATTAGACGAAGAGATTTATTTACAAATATTTGCGCATCCTGGCTATAAAACTGCCGATATTTTAAATGAATTATCAAATGACTTTGTTAAAGAAAGCGTGAAGGAAGCAGATATAATAACGATTACAGCGGGAGGAAATGACTTAATAACTGCAGCAAGAAACTATCTTCAGGATAATAACGAAGAAGATTTAAGAAATGGATTAAAAGAATGCATGACGAATATGTCAGCTATTTTTAATACGATTCATTTATTAAAAAAACAGGTTGAACGGCCCTATATTATAAGGATGATCAATTTATATAATCCCTTTCCAAAGGAAGAAATCGCGAAGAAGTGGGTAAGAAAATTAAATAACCACCTTAAAATTCTTGCGGAACATGAATGTGTAAAAATGGCTAATATACAAAAAGCCTTCAGGGATTATGAAAAGGAGTACTTATCGATTGATGGTATTCATCCAAATGATATTGGCTACGAAAGAATTGCTGAATTGCTTCATCGCTTTGGCTATGGAGAACTTTCCTTTTTAGATGAGGAATAA
- a CDS encoding DJ-1/PfpI family protein encodes MKKALVLIYDSFAEFEISILLTCLNSPQYKVETFSVKKIDNTVISTGGMKYTPHFIVDEINPEEYEILIIPGGIPAPLMNDERLLSLLQAFFNQNKLLAAICAGPALLGAAGILDNVQFATSLDRQDSEYLNVMNWENKQKELLVVDQGVITATGSNYLNFAEEILIQLGIHQREEKDCLKYFRTPSAG; translated from the coding sequence TTGAAAAAAGCGTTAGTATTGATTTATGATTCATTTGCCGAGTTTGAAATAAGCATTCTGTTGACCTGCCTTAACTCACCTCAATACAAAGTTGAAACTTTTTCTGTTAAGAAGATAGACAACACTGTCATCTCTACGGGCGGAATGAAATACACTCCACATTTTATAGTTGATGAGATTAATCCAGAGGAATATGAAATATTAATTATCCCTGGAGGAATACCTGCACCTCTAATGAATGATGAAAGGTTACTTTCTTTGCTTCAGGCATTTTTTAATCAAAATAAATTGCTTGCGGCAATATGCGCAGGTCCCGCCCTACTTGGTGCTGCGGGAATATTAGATAACGTTCAGTTTGCAACATCACTTGATCGCCAGGATTCAGAATATTTGAATGTGATGAATTGGGAAAATAAACAAAAAGAACTTTTAGTTGTTGACCAGGGTGTGATAACAGCGACAGGATCAAATTATTTGAATTTTGCTGAAGAAATACTAATTCAGCTTGGAATCCATCAAAGGGAAGAGAAGGATTGTCTAAAATATTTCAGAACTCCCTCAGCCGGATAA